The Stigmatopora argus isolate UIUO_Sarg chromosome 16, RoL_Sarg_1.0, whole genome shotgun sequence genome has a window encoding:
- the atp8b1 gene encoding phospholipid-transporting ATPase IC, translating to MSMRRVGTHISEEPDDEVMPYSDDETDDELGVSTEEEEEVTPGVPQPPGEIRPSDMGWKVKANDRPYHHLPEFDKKTFLCITKSRYSGNAIKTYKYNVFTFIPKNLFEQFKRVANLYFLALLILQCIPAISTLPWYTTLIPLVVVLGVTAIKDLVDDLARHRMDKEINNRKCEVMLDGRFQESKWRHIQVGDVVRLRKNDFIPADLLLLSTSNPNSLCYVETAELDGETNLKFKMGLKITDERLQEERQLAQFDALIECEEPNNRLDKFIGVMHWKGQRHPLGLDNTLLRGCKIRNTEISHGLVIFAGADTKIMRNGGKTRFKRTKIDELMNYMVYIIFVLLFLASAGLAIGHSFWYDEIGSNAWYLNDGRTDSTSYRGFLSFWGYLIVLNTMVPISLYVSVEAIRLGQSKFINWDLQMYYAEKDTSAKARTTTLNEQLGQIEYIFSDKTGTLTQNVMVFKKCTIAGRNYGDPTTSEGVILDRGKPVDWSWNPHADKKFQFMDNSLVACLRSKKDKDATDFFRLLSLCHTVMVENKDGELVYQAASPDEGALVTAARNFGFVFLSRTQDTITIREMDQEKTYEMLALLDFNSDRKRMSIILKFPDGRIRLYCKGADTVIYQRLSPNSKHKESSQIALDKFARETLRTLCLCYKDLTSSEYEAWSRQHMEAQLTMVNREEALDQVYELIENNLLLIGATAIEDKLQDGVPETIAQLAKAEIKIWVLTGDKKETAENIGFSCSLLTDDMQIHYGEDVNEKLNLRQAKRRREPLTDSRGKKKPSEPFFPEPGKNALIITGGWLNEILYEKKKKRRRLRLRRLGKRPPPSPQDGQPMNEWEKEMRQIDFVDMACECESVICCRVTPKQKANVVSLVKKYKKAVTLSIGDGANDVNMIKTADIGVGISGQEGMQAVMSSDFAFAQFRYLQRLLLVHGRWSYIRMCKFLRFFFFKNFAFTLVHFWYSFFSGYSAQIAYEDWFITLYNLFYSSLPVLLVGLLDQDVNDRLSLKFPKLYLPGQQGLFFNYKTFFISLFHGIFVSLILFFIPYGAFLQTMGQDGEAPSDYQSFAVVIASSLVFTVNLQISLDTSYWTFVNCFAVLGSIAIYFGIIFDLHSAGIHVIFPRQFTFTGAAANAMRQPYLWLTIILTVGISLLPVICIQFLHKIIWPSVGDKIQRNRKRYELEMQQEAKKARPGFQRGSLSRRSGYAFSHSRGYADLIASGRSIRRRPASRFAPQSSSIREVHERAENI from the exons ATGAGTATGCGCCGTGTGGGCACCCACATATCTGAGGAGCCCGACGATGAGGTCATGCCATACAGTGATGATGAGACAGATGATGAGTTGGGTGTCAGtacagaagaggaagaagaggtgaCGCCAGGAGTCCCACAACCTCCTGGAGAAATTAGACCTAGTG acatGGGCTGGAAAGTGAAAGCCAATGACCGACCTTACCACCACTTGCcagaatttgacaaaaaaacattcctttGCATCACAAAGAGCCGGTATTCT GGGAATGCCATCAAGACGTACAAATACAATGTCTTCACATTCATTCCCAAAAACTTGTTTGAGCAGTTTAAGAGAGTTGCCAACCTTTACTTCCTGGCCCTGCTCATCCTACAG TGTATTCCAGCCATTTCAACTCTGCCTTGGTACACCACTCTGATTCCTCTGGTTGTGGTTTTGGGAGTAACTGCTATCAAAGACCTAGTGGACGATCTT GCTCGACATAGAATGGACAAGGAGATTAATAACAGAAAATGTGAGGTCATGCTCGACGGCAG ATTTCAAGAGTCAAAATGGAGACACATCCAGGTTGGTGATGTGGTCCGTCTAAGGAAAAATGACTTCATTCCG GCAGATCTGTTGCTGTTATCTACCTCAAACCCAAACAGCCTGTGCTATGTTGAAACAGCAGAGCTTGATGg aGAAACTAACCTGAAATTCAAGATGGGACTCAAAATAACTGATGAAAGACTGCAGGAAGAACGTCAATTGGCACAGTTTGATG CACTAATTGAATGCGAGGAACCCAACAACCGTTTGGATAAGTTCATAGGGGTAATGCACTGGAAGGGTCAGCGCCATCCCTTGGGCCTGGATAACACTCTCCTCCGAGGTTGCAAGATCAGAAATACTGAAATCAGTCATGGACTCGTCATTTTTGCAG GTGCTGATACAAAAATCATGAGAAATGGTGGGAAGACTAGATTCAAGAGGACCAAGATTGACGAGCTGATGAACTACATGGTCTACATT ATCTTTGTCCTCCTGTTCCTGGCATCAGCAGGACTTGCCATTGGTCATAGCTTCTGGTATGATGAAATCGGGTCCAATGCCTGGTACCTGAATGATGGTAGAACTGATAGTACATCCTACAGAGGATTCCTCAGTTTCTGGGGTTACCTCATTGTCCTGAACACCATGGTGCCCATTTCACTCTATGTCAG CGTGGAGGCGATTCGTCTCGGCCAGAGTAAATTTATCAACTGGGACCTACAGATGTACTATGCAGAAAAAGATACATCGGCAAAG GCTCGAACCACTACCCTGAATGAGCAACTTGGCCAGATTGAATACATCTTCTCAGATAAGACAGGAACACTGACACAAAATGTcatggtgttcaaaaagtgcACTATCGCAGGACGCAACTATG GTGATCCTACTACTTCTGAGGGAGTGATTTTGGATCGTGGAAAG CCAGTTGACTGGAGCTGGAATCCGCATGCTGACAAAAAGTTTCAGTTCATGGACAATTCACTGGTTGCCTGTTTGAGATCCAAGAAGGATAAAGATGCAACTGACTTCTTCAGACTCCTCTCCCTTTGTCACACTGTCATGGTGGAAAACAAGGATG GGGAATTGGTGTACCAAGCGGCATCTCCAGATGAGGGTGCACTTGTGACGGCAGCTCGGAATTTTGGCTTTGTCTTCCTTTCACGAACTCAGGATACCATCACCATCCGTGAAATGGATCAGGAAAAAACCTATGAGATGCTGGCGTTGCTTGACTTCAACTCTGACCGCAAACGGATGTCAATCATTT TGAAGTTTCCTGATGGTCGTATTCGTCTTTACTGTAAAGGAGCTGATACAGTTATTTACCAACGACTTTCACCCAATTCCAAGCACAAAGAATCCTCTCAGATAGCGCTGGAT AAATTTGCCAGGGAGACTCTGCGAACACTGTGCTTATGCTACAAAGACCTCACAAGTAGCGAGTATGAAGCTTGGTCCAGGCAACACATGGAGGCTCAGCTGACAATGGTCAACAGAGAGGAGGCCTTGGATCAAGTTTACGAGTTGATTGAGAATAACCTTCTG cTGATTGGAGCAACAGCCATTGAAGACAAACTGCAGGATGGAGTACCAGAAACAATTGCCCAACTAGCCAAGGCTGAAATCAAGATTTGGGTCCTGACTGGAGATAAAAAAG AAACTGCAGAGAACATTGGATTTTCGTGCTCTCTTTTGACAGACGACATGCAAATTCACTACGGAGAAGATGTAAA tGAGAAGCTGAACCTCCGTCAAGCCAAGAGGAGACGCGAGCCACTTACTGATAGTCGCGGAAAAAAGAAACCTTCAGAGCCATTTTTCCCGGAACCGGGCAAAAATGCACTCATTATCACTGGTGGCTGGCTG AATGAAATTCTGtatgagaagaagaagaaacgcCGCCGTTTGCGTCTTCGTCGTTTGGGAAAGAGACCGCCTCCTAGCCCTCAGGACGGCCAGCCAATGAATGAGTGGGAGAAAGAGATGAGACag atTGACTTTGTGGACATGGCCTGCGAATGTGAATCAGTGATTTGCTGTCGTGTCACACCAAAGCAGAAAGCTAACGTGGTCAGTTTGGTGAAGAAGTATAAGAAAGCAGTGACCTTGTCCATTGGAGACGGGGCCAATGATGTCAATATGATAAAGA ctgCAGATATTGGTGTTGGCATCAGTGGTCAAGAGGGCATGCAAGCTGTAATGTCCAGTGACTTTGCCTTCGCTCAGTTCCGTTACTTGCAACGACTTCTTCTGGTGCACGGACGTTGGTCTTACATTAGAATGTGCAAATTCCTTCGGTTCTTCTTCTTCAAGAACTTTGCCTTCACATTGGTTCATTTTTGGTACTCCTTCTTCAGTGGATACTCAGCACAG attgcCTATGAGGACTGGTTCATCACCCTCTACAATCTTTTTTACAGCAGCTTACCTGTTCTTCTAGTTGGACTCCTCGACCAG GATGTTAATGACCGATTGAGTCTCAAATTTCCCAAGTTATACCTGCCTGGCCAGCAGGGTTTGTTCTTCAACTACAAGACATTCTTCATCAGTTTGTTCCATGGAATCTTTGTGTCCCTCATCCTCTTCTTCATTCCTTACGGAGCATTCCTGCAAACCATGGGACAAGATGGAGAAGCCCCCTCAGATTACCAGTCATTTGCAGTTGTCATTGCCTCGTCACTAGTTTTTACTGTGAATTTACAG ATCTCCCTGGATACCTCCTACTGGACCTTCGTCAACTGTTTTGCCGTGTTAGGAAGCATAGCCATCTACTTTGGGATTATATTCGATTTGCACAGTGCGGGAATCCATGTCATCTTCCCCCGGCAATTCACCTTCACTG GTGCTGCAGCAAATGCTATGCGCCAGCCTTATTTGTGGTTAACCATAATCCTCACAGTGGGAATAAGCCTGCTTCCGGTCATTTGCATCCAGTTTCTCCACAAAATCATCTGGCCTTCTGTTGGTGATAAG ATCCAGAGAAACAGAAAGCGCTATGAGTTGGAAATGCAACAGGAGGCCAAAAAGGCAAGACCCGGCTTCCAACGTGGATCGCTTTCCCGCCGCTCTGGTTATGCCTTCTCTCACTCCCGAGGCTATGCGGACCTCATTGCTTCTGGGCGAAGCATTCGGAGGCGCCCTGCGTCCCGTTTTGCGCCTCAGAGCAGCAGCATCAGGGAGGTCCACGAAAGAGCTGAGAACATCTGA
- the txnl1 gene encoding thioredoxin-like protein 1 isoform X1, with the protein MVGVKVIGSDPEFQPELAAAGSRLAVVKFTMAGCRPCVRIAPAFNMLSNKYPQVVFLEVDVHVCPATKAANNISATPTFLFFRNRERLEQYQGVDAAGLEEKIKQLTESDLGSGEDADIPKGYMDLMPFVSKAGCECLNESDDCGFDKCLSKDSSYMESDCDEQLLITIAFNQPVKLFSMKLQCSDFAQAPKVVKIFINLPRSMGFDDAERNEATQTLELAEEDYKDDGIIPLRYVKFQNVQSVTLFIKSNQGDEETTKINYLTFIGNPVQATNMNDFKRVVGKKGESH; encoded by the exons ATGGTCGGAGTTAAAGTAATCGGGAGTGATCCGGAATTTCAACCGGAGCTAGCGGCCGCCGGCTCCAGGCTGGCCGTGGTAAAGTTCACAATGGCTGG gtgCCGGCCATGTGTCAGAATAGCTCCAGCCTTCAACATGTTGAGTAACAAGTATCCCCAAGTTGTCTTCCTCGAAGTTGATGTCCATGTCTGTCCG GCAACAAAGGCAGCCAACAATATATCAGCCACACCGACATTCTTATTCTTCAGGAACAGAGAACGACTGGAGCAGTATCAAGGTGTGGATGCTGCAGGTCTAGAAGAGAAGATCAAACAGCTCACAGAGAGTGATCTAGGAAGTGGCGAGGATGCTGACATTCCAAAGGGATAT ATGGACCTCATGCCTTTTGTCAGCAAAGCTGGCTGTGAATGCCTCAATGAGAGTGATGACTGCGGCTTTGACAAATGCTTAAGTAAAGACTCTTCTTACATGGAGTCAGACTGTGATGAACAG TTGCTGATAACGATTGCCTTCAACCAGCCTGTGAAGCTCTTCTCAATGAAGCTACAGTGTTCAGACTTTG CACAAGCTCCTAAAGTGGTAAAGATATTTATCAATCTCCCGCGGTCGATGGGTTTTGATGATGCAGAGCGAAATGAAGCCACCCAAACTCTGGAGCTGGCAGAAGAAGACTACAAAGATGATGGAATAATTCCATTGCGCTATGTCAAGTTTCAGAATGTGCAAAGTGTGACA TTGTTCATCAAATCAAACCAAGGAGACGAGGagacaacaaaaataaactacCTGACATTTATTGGTAACCCCGTTCAGGCCACCAATATGAATGACTTCAAAAGG GTTGTGGGAAAGAAAGGAGAGAGTCACTGA
- the txnl1 gene encoding thioredoxin-like protein 1 isoform X2, whose product MLSNKYPQVVFLEVDVHVCPATKAANNISATPTFLFFRNRERLEQYQGVDAAGLEEKIKQLTESDLGSGEDADIPKGYMDLMPFVSKAGCECLNESDDCGFDKCLSKDSSYMESDCDEQLLITIAFNQPVKLFSMKLQCSDFAQAPKVVKIFINLPRSMGFDDAERNEATQTLELAEEDYKDDGIIPLRYVKFQNVQSVTLFIKSNQGDEETTKINYLTFIGNPVQATNMNDFKRVVGKKGESH is encoded by the exons ATGTTGAGTAACAAGTATCCCCAAGTTGTCTTCCTCGAAGTTGATGTCCATGTCTGTCCG GCAACAAAGGCAGCCAACAATATATCAGCCACACCGACATTCTTATTCTTCAGGAACAGAGAACGACTGGAGCAGTATCAAGGTGTGGATGCTGCAGGTCTAGAAGAGAAGATCAAACAGCTCACAGAGAGTGATCTAGGAAGTGGCGAGGATGCTGACATTCCAAAGGGATAT ATGGACCTCATGCCTTTTGTCAGCAAAGCTGGCTGTGAATGCCTCAATGAGAGTGATGACTGCGGCTTTGACAAATGCTTAAGTAAAGACTCTTCTTACATGGAGTCAGACTGTGATGAACAG TTGCTGATAACGATTGCCTTCAACCAGCCTGTGAAGCTCTTCTCAATGAAGCTACAGTGTTCAGACTTTG CACAAGCTCCTAAAGTGGTAAAGATATTTATCAATCTCCCGCGGTCGATGGGTTTTGATGATGCAGAGCGAAATGAAGCCACCCAAACTCTGGAGCTGGCAGAAGAAGACTACAAAGATGATGGAATAATTCCATTGCGCTATGTCAAGTTTCAGAATGTGCAAAGTGTGACA TTGTTCATCAAATCAAACCAAGGAGACGAGGagacaacaaaaataaactacCTGACATTTATTGGTAACCCCGTTCAGGCCACCAATATGAATGACTTCAAAAGG GTTGTGGGAAAGAAAGGAGAGAGTCACTGA